In Haliotis asinina isolate JCU_RB_2024 chromosome 15, JCU_Hal_asi_v2, whole genome shotgun sequence, the sequence ACAGGCACCAGAATTGGCGACTATGACAATGGCATGGTGTCATCTTTTCTGACGAGTCACGATTTCACTTAAGGAACGCAGATGGCCGTATGAGTGGTTTTTTTTGAGACGTGGTGAATGTTATAACGCCGACTGTGTCGTTCAGACCAACCGTTGGGGTAGTGGCAGCGTTATAGTGTGGAGTAGAATAAGCTACCGTCACAGAACCCCTCTCCATATCTGCAGAGGAAGGGTGAACGCCGTCTACTACCAGGACCAGGTGCTGCAGAACCATGTTGTGCCGttcttcaaccaacaccacgaTGTCCACacgttccaacaggacaacgcttGGGCACACACTGCAAGGGTGTACCTTGCACAGCACAACATCCCCGTGCTTCAGTGGCCTGCTCTGTCACCCGATCTCTTCCCCATCGAGCACTTACGGGATGAAATTGGACGACGTCTTTCACGTCGACGCCAGATGGACAACATCCGAGAACTTGAGGTTGCCTTTGTTCAGGAGTGGAATGCTATCCCTCAGAACACTATCCAGTGTCAATGCAAATGGCAGTCACACCCGTTAATCTCAAATGCATCATAAGTATATACTTCACATATCTATCCGTGGAGCTATTCCACATTTCGTGAGTGGTGTTTTTTCATACGGACTGAGTATAGTTACTgccattaaattgattttacgtgtgtttcagttgttcttatgtagcttcattaaatgatcatctacattgtgattatccatcattgacggtaCATATGTCAGAGAAAACATTTCTCTTTGGTTTCGGcaaacaatgtaaaaccataagGGTTGGGAAATCCCTCGTGACTACACCACTTGGGATTTCACCCCCCACTCTGGTTTTACATTTTTACCAAAACCTCAGAGGCATCTTTTCAATGATATATAACACcaacatgtatttgtgactgCTCATATACATACCACATGGACAAGGAGGCAGGACTGTTTGGAATGGATTCTGAGAAGATGGAGCCACAGGTAGGAGCAGGGTCGTCACTCTCTCGCATCTCTTCATCTGACAGATCAGCATCACTGTGTTTTGAGCTGGCGTCGTCCTTCTTGTCATCATCCTAGAGGAGACACGTCTTGTAGTTTCTACACAATCATGACTCAACAAAACGAAGACATAgcttcattttgtttcagatgtGAGATGTTAATAGTATCAGGATTCAGGTGTGAGACCTGCACATCGTGTTCTAGTCTCGAAATAGATATGTTCTCACACTCCAGGTAAGAGATCAGCAGATCATGTTTTTGGTGAGAGATGTGTATGCTATTATCTTTAAGTttaagtttactattgatacaagggcagtgtcCCTTTCAAAATTCTGACAATGGCTAATactcctgaaaatggcccattgtttGTTGTCTATCCCACTCCCTGTAATATGTATCCCATATTATAGTCTGCGTGAGAGATGTATAAGCACTGAATGTGAGATATTCATGTGATAAGGATCTAGATGTGAAGCATCAATGATGTCAGGATCTAGATGTGAGGTATCAATGCCGTCAGGATCTAGATGTGAAGCATCAATGACGTCAGGATCTAGATGTGAAGCATCAATGATATCAGGATGAAGATGTGAAGCATCAATGATATCAGGACCTAGATGTGAGGTATCAATGATATCAACTTGTAAATGTATGGGGGATAAGCAAATGAAGTTGATGCCATGAGATGATTACAAACCTGCACAGATCGGCGTGAAGGCCTCCCACGATGACCCCCTCGACCTCCACGTCCTGACAAAATAACACATGCAGATATCAGCAAGTCATGCTTTCATGGGTCAGATACAACAATGATGATCTCTCTTGAACATTTCAGTTGTATTCAGGGAGTCTGAGTATGGTTCTATCctgcatttatcaatattccaacaatatcatggcggaggacaccagaaataaaatTCAAACATTCGCCCATGTGGGGTATTAAACATAGTCTTAAGCGTGAcgagcagatgctttaaccattaagctaccccaATGCCTAACcttggatttgaacctgcaatGACAGGTTTCTGGGGCACAAGACTGCCTAGTGAATTGAGATGACTTACAAAACTGACACTTAACTACCAAGCATGGTGTCAACAGGGTAAGTTTCAAGTTCTGGTCAGCCTAGATGTGGCCTTGTAGAATAAAGTGTTTCTCCAAGAACAAGAAGTGAGTAAGTTtgtttttatgctgtttttagcaacattcctgcaatatcatggcggggaacatcAGAGATCGGCCTCACATACTGTACCCTTGtaggaatcgaacatgggtctttgGCACGAcggcaaatgctttaaccactaggctagacTGCTGTTCCTAATAAGGAGATGATACCAGCTGTTGTGGATGAAGGAGGCATACAATGGACCCTGTCTCACCTTTCCTCCGGCGTGGCTTGATGGACTTGCCACCACTCTCGCTGACCTTGGAGGACACAGAGCTGGCTGGTGATGCTGGGTCTTCCTTGATGGATACCTCCTcatccacacacacaaaacTGCTGCCTGCAACCTCGCTGGAGTCCTCATCTTCCTGCAACTGAAAATTAATCGTCcatgtttgaaacaaaattcTCTACATTCATACACATGAATGAAACATGCTAGTGACTAGCGGTCACCTCATCCGTCTAATGATCGTCTCATTTCCGTCCCATGTCACTCACCTGACTAGCAGTCACTTGCTTCCCTCCACCCTTATGCTCGGGTCGGGGTTGCGGAGTCAATTCAGCCTGTGTCAACTCATCAGCTGTCCCTTCATCCTCTGCAACATCATCCTTGCCATCGCCACCATCACATGATGGGTCACATGACTGGTCAGCTGACCCTTCTTGTGGATCTCCATCATTGGAACTGACCTCGACTGCCGTCACATCCACATGAACACTCTCATCAGCTGAGTCTAGAGAAACAATATCAACAGtcacttattaaaaacaatgaGCTTGAATGCTAAAAATACAGCTTGCAGTCACTGATATTTGAATCAATTTCCAATCTATCCAAAATCACAAATAGtcagatctgggtttgatttgGTCtgcaggaacccatgcttgtcacaagagatgACCAATGGGATTGGGTGATCGGGCTCGCCGAATTGGTtgacatatcatcggttcccaattgtgcagatcaatgttcatgctattgacaACTGTACTGTCTGGctgactccattatttacagactgctgccatatagctggaatattgctgagtccagTGTACAACTAAATTCACATATGGTCAATCCCTTTCTGATTTCAGTTTATTTTCACACAGAGACTGGCTTTCATCATACGTCTGGTCATTAAATTATTCCTTTCATATCACTTGATCCAAGTTATTCCAGTTCTTTGAGATTCATACCCAGAAACTAGCCCTTGAAAGATTCAGGTTCTAAATAGAGATGAGGTCTCCTACCTTGATCCAGTTGATCTGTGGACTTGGGTTCGCCAGCTTCCAGGATATCGAGAGGGGAGGGTACTTCTGTCACAGTGATGACAGGTGCACTGGTGGCGGTGGTGAGAGATGATGAGGTGGTCTCTGGGACCGGCTTTGGCTGTGCTCTTGTGAACAGCAGCTTTGACAGTGTGGGGGCAGCTGAAAAGTGAGTGAAAAGGTGTATTTAACAAGTGTATGAATAATACGGAGTTTCTGCACCAGACCACCATTGTTTAACAAGCAGTTTACGGAGACAGTCTTCAATGCCAGGTCAGACACCAGGCATCCTTGATGGAATGACTTTGTGCaagattttcatgttttctgaaAGTCCATCCAGCAATTACACCTGACCatgtttttcaatatttagtGCTGCTATTTTCAACTCAATGGCTTAAGAGAAATGTGACCatacatatttgatatttggTGCAGAACTGGTGTGTTTCACTTCCCGTACCCTGGTGTAGGCTATTTGTTCGTTTGGCTTTTGGTGCTGCTTAAAGGGCAAACTGAGCATGCATGCACATATAAAGGCACCTGTTAAAGAGATGAAGTTAGAACATTTGTTTGTCTGCTGTTTatataatcaagcctggaccagacaatccagtcattaaGATCATGATCGTCAATGTACGCAGTTGGAATACAATtgcacgtgtcaaccaagacaaaGGGTAAACACTTGAAAACACAGGTTTTGAGCAACCAATACATATGTTACCAGTCCATCTGTCTGAACTGGTACTCGTTGGGACTGCAGAAAAGGTTTGGTACAGACATGTGCCAGATTGAAGAGCTGACAAGGTTACATACGACTATAACTGAAAGACTTTTGACACTGTCATGTACATTGTTGTACCACTTGGTTCTCTAAATTAAAACACACATTgacaataaaacatgtcaacTCACTAATTACATATATAATCATACCAATACTGAACTAAGACTAAATTGCCTATGTCAACAAGCATGTAGTTTAAACAAAGGATTAATTGATGACAATACACATTCGGCCAATTCCTCACCATATACACCATATTGAACAGTATTAATTACTGTGGTTGTTCATTTCATGCCGAGTTCAGGAACTGGCAGCTGCTTCAGATTGCAGAACTTTCAAaccatgacaagcaaacaaccATAGACTGGGCTGAGAttttttatgctggtgttgacaacttgccagattggacagttgccggttttgacagcttccactgtaatactGAATACTGTTATTGACTTACCACATGATGGGGATGTTGGAAGTGACTCTGTCAGGGGTACATTCTGCACAGCACTAGCTGCGATCTTcatttgctgctgctgctgctgctgctggagttgctgttgctgttgaagctgctgctgctgtgctTCTCTAGCTTGATTGACAGCTGCCTCCCTTGCTTGGCTCACAGCTGATTCTGCTGACTGCTGCAGCTGAAGTGCCAGTTGTTGCACCTGCTGGGCCTGGGTGAGAGCCTCAGCCTGCTCAGCCTcctggaagagtgagtgagtgagtgagagatgggGTGGGTGTGTGAGCATACAGTGAGTGTATAGACTCTAGTGTAAACAGAAGATGTGTCCCATCTTTTTAGACCCAGGGATTGGGAAGGCAgaggccatgggccattttgcacattagaatgaaaaatggcccattaaaactttgaagtttactacagatacaagggcagtggcccattctaaattcagaaaatggctactAATCCTTAACATGGCCCATTGTCagagttctctttcccaatccctgtagGCCAGAGAAACAAACGTAACATCTCACGTTTTTCAGCTGTTGCAAGCTGTTGGCAGACTTCAGTTTACTCTGCAGGAGAGATGACAGAAGTGGGGAGGTAGGTGGAACAGCCTTGGTACGAGGTTCAGGCTGTTGTGCTGCCACCCCTAACGACGTTGTGGACAGATGCAGTGGTGTGTCATCATCCCCAATCTGAAACACATCATTGAATATCACCATGGAATCAACAatactgttaccatggttacatcacaagaaatatgaaaaatcaCAAATCTATTCCAAAGACCAATCTGCCACACATATACCATGACAGCACACCTTCAATTCCATTCACTATTAACTTCTTACCTttggatgctcatgatattgatcactggattgtgcggTCTAGACTCAATcgtttacagaccaccaacaaatagctggaatattgctgagtgcagcatcaaAGAATAAACCAACCAACAAGCCAACTTACCTTTGGGACCTCAAGCAGGGGGAATTCTGGGTAAGATTCCTGTGTGTCTTCCTGTTCTGACAGACTGCTCTGTGAAGTGACAGATGGACGCTTGGGACCCAACACACGCTTGCACTGTTGGGCTGTGAAACACACAGATATAATATCAGATGATGCTCTCTACTGTGAAATGTTACCATTagagaaaattaatattgattaATAGAAGATTCACTGGTAGATCAAGCTGAACAATTTGTCAAACAATACTCCTTGTGCAATATTCCATAATCAATCAGTGTTATGATTCAACTTGCCATAGGACagttgtttgtaatgtttagaaacaatttcaaacaaaTCACAAGACAGAATGTTCCAGAACTGTGTCCTAGGGACCAACAACACATTGTGTTCTTTGGAGCAGCAACATTTGTGTCCTACTGAGTAACAACACAGTATGTCCTAGATAGGGAGTAACATATGGTGTCCTTAGCAGTAATACCATATTGTGTCCTAGAGACTAACATACTGTGTCCTAAGGACTAACATACTGTGTCCTAGGGACTAACAAACTGAGTCTTGGGGAGTCCAAGGGAGTAACAACATTTGATGTCCTAAAGAGTACTGTGTTCTCTTGAAAAACACATAGAGTCCTAGGAGTCCTAGTCCTAGAGTAACAACATATTAAGTCCTATGGAGTAACTAACAACATTCAGCCAAGTCTTGTTAATCCGACCTTTGTTTAACCAACTATCGGCTTTATCTGACGCTTTTGTTGGCAACAAATTGAATACACATAATTTAGTCTCATAAATCCAGTAGTCCAATGTTCCGACTCTGACAGCCCCAGTTAGCAACCGACTGTTGTAATCACTTGGTAACTAGTCATGTTAATCCAACACTGAAATTAGCAACATAAGCGATCAATTATCAATGAATACAGTGCCATGTCACTCATGATGCTATGATATACATACACACTTCATAAGAATCATGATTGTCCTGTTACTGACCGTGAATGTGACCTTTATTGTCCTTTCATGTACGATAATCCAACATTCTTGTTAATCCGACAATTTGCTATACAACAGAAGATGTCGGATTAAGGAGACTTGACAGTATCAGCACAGTGTCCCAGGTAGCAGCAAAGATACTGTATCTGCCACAGGTAGAAACATATTCACAATCCCCAACACCTCCAACCCACCCCCAACTCACCTTGAGCTTGAGCCCTAGCATCCTCCATTGCTTTTTTCTCTGCCTCCCTTGCCGCTTCCTCAGCAGCCTTCTCTCTGcaacatcaccaacatcaccaacaacatcatcaaaatGCTGACAAGAAGATTATCAATAACAGTGCTTTCAACAATAAACGATATGATAACAATGCCTCTCAGTCACAGTCTCAGTCACAGTCCAAATAACATAAACATATGAACCAAATGACATGTAAATCCTTTTCGCTTTTGCAAACctcacaacaacaaaataaacatcatCCAGTTATCATCATCACTTTCATCACCTGATGCCCATGCTTCCCTCTCACACACCTGACaacacaagtcagtgagttcagtttagtttcacgacacactcagcaatattccagctaaattgCGAtggtaaatgatcgagtctgaacTAGGCAGTTCAGTCATAAacttcatgagcatcgatctatgagtgagtgagtttagtttaccaccgcactcaacaatattccagctatatggcggctgtctataaataatcgagtctggaccagacaaccctgtgatcaacagcatgaacactgatctgcacaactgggaactgatgaaatgtgtcaaccaagtcagggagcaactgaccacctgatccctttaatcgcctcttatgacaagcatattcgccttttatggcatgcatagcatcgatctgtgcaattggtacatgagtaaaccaagtcagtcagcctgactatctgatcctgtttgtcaccTTTTAAGACAAGTATGGGTCACTTAAGATCAGTTCTATACCGGATCTCTATGTGTCCCAGACATGAAAATCAAATGGCTAACATGAACATAATCAACGTACGCCTGCATCTGTTCCCACATCTCCGTCAGCCGATCATCATATTGTCCAGACTTTATGCATTCCACATCTTTCTTCAGCTTCCTGAGGAATGCAAACATGCAAATAATGTGTATTCTTGAATgattttgattgtttgtttcagtggtTAATAATCTGCTTCTGCACAAttactgttttcatttccaTGTAAAGCAAGTTTAATTGTTCACAATACTCTTTTAAACTTAAAGAAAAACAATTGTTCATGAAATGTcagcaatgaatgaatgaatgactgaatgaataaatgaatgaatgaatgaatttgttttcacgcaactttcagcaatattccagcaacaataCAGTGGGAGTTACcccaaatgggcttcacacactgtacccatgtggggattaaAACCAGTCTTTGGCATgaggagcaaatgctttaagccCTAGGCTACCCTATCACCCACTGATGAATGATTTTGCGCAACTTACTTGTATCTCTGTTGTTCCCCCAAGGCTATTTTACGAAGTTCCTCAATTCTCTCTGTCATCAACTTCCGGAAGATCTGATCAGCAGGTGTGTCAGTCTCTCCTCCATCACCTCGTTTCCGTCTGACACAATTACACAAGAGACAAATTATTATCATGTTCATGAGGGGAATATGTTTTAGTGTACTGTCTGTGTGGCCATGCACCTGTAAAAGAGGGTACATCAAACTGGATTTGTcacaggaaaagcatgataagcctagtacaaatacatttatcatcatttttatcatagtcctttatttgaaacaaattttGCCTAAACTCTCACACTTTGTCAGTAAATTTCCTTAATTGAAAA encodes:
- the LOC137266440 gene encoding bromodomain-containing protein 8-like isoform X2 yields the protein MKLHQGPVDTWSTREKLALACSVMKSGDQNWVSVSRAIKPYVESQRPSNWFSQKNCALQYSDLLEKVETPKRKRGDGGETDTPADQIFRKLMTERIEELRKIALGEQQRYKKLKKDVECIKSGQYDDRLTEMWEQMQAEKAAEEAAREAEKKAMEDARAQAQAQQCKRVLGPKRPSVTSQSSLSEQEDTQESYPEFPLLEVPKIGDDDTPLHLSTTSLGVAAQQPEPRTKAVPPTSPLLSSLLQSKLKSANSLQQLKNEAEQAEALTQAQQVQQLALQLQQSAESAVSQAREAAVNQAREAQQQQLQQQQQLQQQQQQQQMKIAASAVQNVPLTESLPTSPSCAAPTLSKLLFTRAQPKPVPETTSSSLTTATSAPVITVTEVPSPLDILEAGEPKSTDQLDQDSADESVHVDVTAVEVSSNDGDPQEGSADQSCDPSCDGGDGKDDVAEDEGTADELTQAELTPQPRPEHKGGGKQVTASQLQEDEDSSEVAGSSFVCVDEEVSIKEDPASPASSVSSKVSESGGKSIKPRRRKGRGGRGGHRGRPSRRSVQDDDKKDDASSKHSDADLSDEEMRESDDPAPTCGSIFSESIPNSPASLSMCDTEDEKAFKTWKKSIMLVWRSAANHKYANVFLHPVTNEIAPGYKGIVHRPMDLGTIKKNIETGVLRTTPEFQRDMMLMFTNAIMYNSTDQPVFKMATEMYNDVMQHIEQYVSTQLMVQSNETKMLRQSRRGELLEKEEEGKKRRTSSEQPPEGGKTKKRKTRADDT
- the LOC137266440 gene encoding bromodomain-containing protein 8-like isoform X1; its protein translation is MKLHQGPVDTWSTREKLALACSVMKSGDQNWVSVSRAIKPYVESQRPSNWFSQKNCALQYSDLLEKVETPKRKRGDGGETDTPADQIFRKLMTERIEELRKIALGEQQRYKKLKKDVECIKSGQYDDRLTEMWEQMQAEKAAEEAAREAEKKAMEDARAQAQAQQCKRVLGPKRPSVTSQSSLSEQEDTQESYPEFPLLEVPKIGDDDTPLHLSTTSLGVAAQQPEPRTKAVPPTSPLLSSLLQSKLKSANSLQQLKNEAEQAEALTQAQQVQQLALQLQQSAESAVSQAREAAVNQAREAQQQQLQQQQQLQQQQQQQQMKIAASAVQNVPLTESLPTSPSCAAPTLSKLLFTRAQPKPVPETTSSSLTTATSAPVITVTEVPSPLDILEAGEPKSTDQLDQDSADESVHVDVTAVEVSSNDGDPQEGSADQSCDPSCDGGDGKDDVAEDEGTADELTQAELTPQPRPEHKGGGKQVTASQLQEDEDSSEVAGSSFVCVDEEVSIKEDPASPASSVSSKVSESGGKSIKPRRRKGRGGRGGHRGRPSRRSVQDDDKKDDASSKHSDADLSDEEMRESDDPAPTCGSIFSESIPNSPASLSMCSDTEDEKAFKTWKKSIMLVWRSAANHKYANVFLHPVTNEIAPGYKGIVHRPMDLGTIKKNIETGVLRTTPEFQRDMMLMFTNAIMYNSTDQPVFKMATEMYNDVMQHIEQYVSTQLMVQSNETKMLRQSRRGELLEKEEEGKKRRTSSEQPPEGGKTKKRKTRADDT